A window from Gottschalkiaceae bacterium SANA encodes these proteins:
- a CDS encoding glycosyltransferase, with translation MMASSEGGMKKRVAILIPNLRNGGAERVASNLSYTLAKDYEVYMVVYDGSNPDYHHGGSLINLHSEPTANPVKKLWKLLDRVRRLKQIKKTHQIHATISFMEGPNVVNILSRADDRIIVSVRIFKTLSVGGFYVSLQKQLMKKWYNRADLVVAVSEIIKKDLIENFAIRAEKVRSIYNAYDVSAIQKLGSMPLESEYEDIFLHPVLINAGRLTTQKAQWHLIRAFKRVKEEVKDAQLVILGDGGLNTYLQELAMGLGLEESVHLLGFQRNPFRFLCKASAFVFPSMFEGFPNALCEAMACGLPVIASDCKSGPREILAPTSCLDRVCKEVEIAEFGILVPLCDGTRYEAEDVLTKEEEGLAEAMIDILTNKMLQEKLKEASLVRAKELSVEDIYKEWLAVIENHEGLVYE, from the coding sequence ATGATGGCAAGCAGTGAAGGCGGAATGAAGAAACGAGTTGCAATTCTTATACCAAATTTACGTAATGGTGGCGCTGAGCGAGTGGCATCTAATTTGTCATACACCTTGGCCAAAGACTATGAGGTCTATATGGTGGTATACGATGGATCCAATCCGGATTATCATCATGGAGGAAGCCTGATCAATTTGCATTCTGAGCCAACAGCTAACCCAGTGAAGAAATTGTGGAAGTTGCTTGATCGGGTTCGAAGGCTCAAACAAATAAAAAAGACCCACCAAATTCATGCAACCATCAGTTTTATGGAGGGACCCAATGTCGTAAACATACTGTCTCGCGCGGATGACCGCATTATCGTTTCGGTACGCATATTCAAGACCTTGAGCGTGGGTGGCTTTTATGTTTCTTTGCAAAAACAATTGATGAAAAAATGGTATAATCGAGCCGATTTGGTCGTAGCGGTATCTGAAATCATAAAAAAAGATTTGATCGAGAATTTTGCTATTCGAGCGGAAAAAGTCAGGTCGATTTATAATGCATATGATGTTTCAGCGATTCAAAAGCTTGGGTCCATGCCGCTTGAATCAGAGTATGAAGACATTTTTTTGCACCCTGTTTTGATCAACGCAGGCCGTTTGACCACGCAAAAGGCACAATGGCACTTGATAAGAGCATTTAAAAGGGTTAAGGAAGAGGTGAAAGATGCACAATTGGTGATTCTGGGTGATGGTGGCTTAAACACCTATTTGCAAGAATTGGCTATGGGGTTGGGACTTGAAGAATCTGTCCATCTGCTTGGTTTTCAACGAAATCCCTTTCGGTTTTTGTGTAAGGCTAGTGCTTTTGTGTTTCCTTCTATGTTCGAAGGTTTTCCCAATGCCTTATGTGAAGCCATGGCGTGTGGACTGCCAGTGATTGCATCGGACTGTAAGTCTGGGCCTAGGGAAATTTTGGCGCCGACGAGTTGTTTGGATAGGGTCTGCAAGGAAGTTGAGATCGCTGAATTTGGGATATTGGTTCCGCTGTGTGATGGGACCAGATATGAGGCAGAGGATGTTTTGACAAAGGAAGAGGAAGGCTTGGCAGAGGCGATGATTGATATTCTGACAAATAAGATGTTACAAGAAAAACTGAAAGAAGCATCTTTGGTACGAGCAAAAGAGTTAAGTGTAGAAGATATCTACAAAGAATGGCTTGCAGTGATTGAAAATCATGAGGGGCTTGTGTACGAGTGA